A genomic window from Elusimicrobiota bacterium includes:
- a CDS encoding HD-GYP domain-containing protein yields MIPAEQAALAAPPILRRAWTAAAFAFVFVLHWMTPAGPHQWHWLHLIAQKLLFIPVLMCAAWYGLRETLLMTAAVSAAFGLHIAVQWRGHPMVQADQAAELVNLWVAAPLSWAFFRSERAAAERLRRAHAGTLLALVSSLELRERYTAGHSRRVAAYSLLAAERMGLRDRAFLRTLETGALLHDAGKIGVPDSALLKMGALNDEEWEAMRRHPESGARLARGSDALEGAAPVIAAHHERFDGRGYPAGLAGEAIPLGARIVAAADVYDALTTARPYKRAFSHDEAAAILCEQSGAALDPRVVKAFTEIPFYALADAAARDGVVLRETAA; encoded by the coding sequence ATGATCCCCGCGGAGCAGGCGGCCCTGGCCGCCCCGCCCATCCTGCGGCGGGCCTGGACGGCCGCCGCGTTCGCCTTCGTCTTCGTTCTTCATTGGATGACGCCGGCGGGCCCGCACCAGTGGCACTGGCTTCACCTGATCGCGCAGAAGCTTCTCTTCATCCCGGTGCTCATGTGCGCCGCGTGGTACGGCCTGCGGGAGACCTTGCTCATGACCGCCGCGGTCAGCGCGGCCTTCGGCCTCCACATCGCCGTGCAATGGCGCGGCCACCCCATGGTGCAGGCCGACCAGGCGGCCGAACTCGTGAACCTCTGGGTCGCCGCTCCCCTGAGCTGGGCGTTCTTCCGCTCCGAGCGCGCCGCCGCCGAGCGCCTGCGCCGGGCGCACGCGGGCACCTTGCTGGCCCTGGTCTCGTCGCTGGAGCTTCGCGAGCGCTACACGGCGGGGCACTCGCGGCGCGTCGCGGCGTACAGTCTGCTCGCCGCCGAGCGGATGGGACTACGCGACCGCGCCTTTCTCCGTACGCTCGAGACCGGCGCGCTGCTTCACGACGCGGGCAAGATCGGAGTCCCCGATTCCGCGCTCCTGAAGATGGGTGCGCTCAACGACGAGGAGTGGGAGGCGATGCGGCGACACCCGGAGAGCGGCGCGCGGTTGGCGCGGGGATCGGACGCTTTGGAGGGCGCGGCACCGGTCATCGCCGCCCATCATGAACGCTTCGACGGCCGGGGCTACCCCGCGGGGCTCGCGGGCGAGGCCATCCCGCTCGGCGCCCGTATCGTGGCCGCGGCCGACGTCTACGACGCTTTGACCACGGCGCGGCCCTACAAGCGCGCCTTTTCTCACGACGAGGCGGCCGCGATCCTCTGCGAGCAGTCCGGAGCCGCCCTCGACCCGCGGGTCGTCAAAGCCTTCACGGAGATTCCCTTTTACGCGCTCGCGGACGCGGCGGCCCGGGATGGCGTCGTCCTGCGGGAGACGGCGGCATGA
- a CDS encoding TlpA family protein disulfide reductase codes for MRMRIWKLLWPLRAWRRKGLEEGDYFPGFTLSDAAGRRFSLSENPEGKMTALWLTNLCEDCRSKVPLLEELRREAGDRFRILAISLLGDDRTLPAQVSARCGFPILLDPEDIVARKLGLAHPPRTCPLHNLFILDRDRRIVFRHHLSALKPEAFRTLWRGLAPPA; via the coding sequence ATGAGAATGCGGATTTGGAAGCTCCTCTGGCCCTTGCGCGCCTGGCGGCGCAAGGGCCTGGAGGAGGGGGACTATTTCCCCGGCTTCACGCTCAGCGACGCGGCCGGGCGCCGCTTCTCGCTGTCGGAGAACCCCGAGGGGAAGATGACCGCCCTCTGGCTTACCAACCTCTGCGAGGACTGCCGCTCCAAGGTGCCGCTGCTGGAGGAACTGCGCCGGGAGGCGGGGGACCGTTTCCGCATCCTGGCCATCAGCTTGTTGGGCGATGACCGGACGCTGCCGGCCCAGGTCTCCGCCCGCTGCGGCTTCCCGATCCTGCTGGACCCGGAGGACATCGTGGCCCGCAAGCTCGGCCTTGCTCATCCGCCCCGGACGTGCCCGCTGCACAACCTTTTCATCCTGGACCGGGACCGTCGGATCGTGTTTCGCCATCACCTGTCCGCGCTCAAGCCTGAGGCCTTCAGAACGTTATGGCGAGGACTCGCTCCGCCGGCTTGA
- a CDS encoding nuclear transport factor 2 family protein: MKKRYRLMGVVAFVAAATAAIGASSEEAAVRKVLGDYRTAMEARSVEKLAEVVSDGLLVLEGTYKNDGWKDYRDHHIGPEMAEWKEFKVADPKLTKLEVGTDLAYAVQEATYTIVDAKGPVVLLGAETVVLAKEAKGWRIRHLHLSAKRLAPAKPPAEKK; the protein is encoded by the coding sequence ATGAAGAAGAGATATCGGTTGATGGGCGTGGTGGCGTTCGTCGCGGCGGCGACGGCGGCGATCGGGGCGTCGTCCGAGGAGGCGGCGGTCCGCAAAGTCCTCGGGGACTACAGGACGGCGATGGAGGCGCGCAGCGTCGAGAAGCTCGCCGAGGTCGTCTCCGACGGCCTGCTCGTGCTCGAGGGCACGTACAAGAACGACGGCTGGAAGGACTACCGGGACCATCACATCGGCCCCGAGATGGCGGAGTGGAAGGAGTTCAAGGTCGCCGATCCCAAGCTGACCAAGCTCGAGGTCGGCACGGACCTGGCCTACGCCGTCCAGGAGGCGACCTACACCATCGTCGACGCGAAAGGCCCCGTCGTCCTGCTGGGAGCGGAGACCGTGGTCCTCGCCAAGGAGGCGAAAGGCTGGAGGATCCGGCACCTGCACCTCTCCGCGAAGCGTCTTGCGCCCGCCAAGCCCCCGGCCGAGAAGAAATAG
- a CDS encoding type III polyketide synthase, whose protein sequence is MPRILSAATAVPAHRYAQDEVRQACRTAFGPLLESPGREAIFDRAGVRSRALVEPIERYLLPRPFEEKNAAYFTHARELSERALRSALEKAGLDFSDIGHIVSVTTTGLLTPSLEAHLAQALPFPRGVKRTPLFGSGCAGGAVALARAADFLLGRPEEAVLVLSVELCSLTFMPQELETTQIVAAALFGDGASAVVLAGDRRRGRGRAEIVDSAGALLPDSLDVMGWDFTDQGMRLVLSPRAVTLVEESFAATVEPFLARHGLKTADIEHFLLHPGSAKILDACERSLGIDARKTRLSREFLAENGNLSSSSLLFILRDAIEKAEPRPGSHGLMAAFGPGFACELLLIRFA, encoded by the coding sequence ATGCCCAGGATTCTATCGGCGGCGACGGCCGTGCCGGCGCACCGCTATGCTCAGGATGAGGTCCGCCAAGCGTGCCGGACGGCGTTCGGGCCGCTGCTGGAGTCTCCGGGGCGGGAAGCCATCTTCGACCGCGCGGGCGTGCGATCCCGCGCCCTCGTCGAGCCGATCGAGCGCTACCTTTTGCCCCGCCCGTTCGAGGAAAAAAATGCCGCCTACTTCACGCACGCGCGCGAGCTGTCCGAACGGGCCCTGCGCTCAGCGCTCGAAAAGGCGGGGCTCGACTTTTCCGACATCGGCCACATCGTCTCGGTGACGACGACCGGCCTGCTCACGCCGAGCCTCGAGGCCCACCTGGCCCAGGCCCTCCCCTTCCCGCGCGGAGTCAAAAGGACTCCCCTGTTCGGCTCCGGCTGCGCCGGCGGGGCCGTGGCGCTCGCGCGCGCGGCGGACTTCCTTCTGGGGAGGCCCGAGGAGGCCGTCCTCGTGCTCTCCGTCGAGTTGTGCAGCCTGACCTTCATGCCTCAGGAGCTGGAGACGACGCAGATCGTGGCGGCCGCGCTGTTCGGCGACGGGGCCTCCGCCGTGGTCCTGGCCGGAGACCGCCGCCGGGGCCGCGGACGCGCCGAGATCGTCGACTCGGCCGGCGCGCTCCTTCCCGACTCGCTCGACGTCATGGGCTGGGACTTCACCGATCAAGGCATGCGCCTGGTCCTCTCTCCGAGAGCGGTGACGCTCGTCGAGGAGAGCTTCGCCGCGACGGTGGAGCCGTTCCTCGCGCGTCACGGCCTCAAGACGGCGGATATCGAGCACTTCCTGCTCCACCCCGGGAGCGCGAAGATCCTCGACGCCTGCGAGCGCTCGCTCGGTATCGATGCGCGAAAGACCCGCCTATCGCGCGAGTTCCTCGCCGAGAACGGGAATCTTTCCTCATCCTCGCTCCTCTTCATTCTGCGCGATGCCATCGAGAAAGCCGAGCCGCGCCCGGGCTCGCATGGGCTTATGGCCGCGTTCGGTCCCGGGTTCGCCTGCGAGCTCCTGCTTATACGGTTCGCTTAG
- a CDS encoding DUF2231 domain-containing protein, with protein sequence MELELYHLHPAAVHFPIALLIAGGAAAGVRLRKAAPEWLSNAESWLLWLGTISAWVTLGLGLLAEKTAPHVPLAWEVQAEHETLAWRTVAVFTALSLLRAFALRKGLDAGKVRAAQVFFWMIGLGLLVATAMHGGELVFGFGVGVRAP encoded by the coding sequence GTGGAGCTCGAGCTCTACCATCTGCATCCGGCGGCCGTCCACTTCCCGATCGCCCTATTGATCGCGGGAGGGGCGGCCGCCGGCGTGCGCCTGCGCAAGGCCGCGCCGGAGTGGCTGTCGAACGCGGAGTCCTGGCTGCTCTGGCTGGGAACGATCTCCGCGTGGGTGACGTTGGGCCTCGGGCTCCTCGCGGAGAAGACGGCGCCGCACGTGCCGCTGGCCTGGGAGGTCCAGGCCGAGCACGAGACGCTGGCGTGGCGGACGGTCGCGGTGTTCACCGCGCTGTCGCTGCTGCGCGCGTTCGCGCTGCGCAAGGGCCTCGACGCGGGCAAGGTCCGCGCCGCTCAGGTCTTTTTCTGGATGATCGGGCTGGGACTGCTCGTCGCGACGGCCATGCACGGCGGGGAGCTGGTCTTCGGCTTCGGGGTGGGCGTGAGGGCGCCGTGA